AAGAGGCTATGTGACTAACAGCCAGTTTGATCAAATACACACTGTAGATGTAGCTAAGGATACAGTTGTCTTAGATGAAACTACATTAATGATACTTTAAAAAATTTAACTAGGAAAAAATGAATATAAGATATGGGACTCCATTTAGAATTGTGCCAGAACTAGCAAAGTAGAATGCAAACATTTCAGTATGAATTCTCAAGTGTGAGAAGAATACTCACCATTCACCAAGCTGTTTTGAGATCCTGTAACCTCTGAAATTCCTCTTTATCCACAAATTGATAGGCCAACTGCATATCAGAGATAACAATTATTATTAAAGAAAAATGAAGAGTTTGAGCGATGAAAATCATCTAAACGTTCCATAACCCGGCACACCAAAATTTAGGAAAAATAAGTCATTAAAGATGATCAGTTACAGATGACAAACCACACATCCAAATATCCACTTGCAAATAAATGTTATATATTGAACTGATGGGTCAATACACCAAGCCTTTTTATTTTCAGAAAAGAAGCAGCAGGTGCAAATGTTCTACTTGTAACAGATGCAAAGCATTTGAACTCAAAATGGAATCCAACTGGCCAACTGCGAGAGCAGTGAGAAATCCTACCAAAATTTTACTTGTTTGTAACACTTAAAATGTAACCAATGCTACTGCCATTGTGTACACATGTAACCAAATCTCGAGGGAAATGACCTCACCTACCAAAAGGAGGAAAAAACATAGTTAGTGATCAACTAATTATGTTGCTGCGTTACATGTAGTTGCAAAAACAAGATAAATGTGTACCCAAGACTGCCTTCTCCAGCTCCCGTCTTTGAACTTGCAATCAGGTCACTGCCATCAAGAGCAGGAACCAATACATCCCTCTGGAGGAGACAAGACAAATCAGCAAGCGACCAAGCAAATAAACACCTTTTAAAACAAAACAAACACAGTGGAGTAAGAATTTAGACTTTTTTATAATTTGCAGAAGTGTGAGATTGCATCAGGCAGGCTAATTGCTCAAAAGTAAAGAAGCAACTGCACATGTTCTACTACTTGCTACAGGCTAAATAAAACGTAGAAGTCAATTGAATTTGAACTTGAGTTATTAACGCTCTAACAGAACCATTCTACCAACAGGCCAGCTATCAAGTTCTTTGAGTTATTAAAGGCTAAAATAATGTTCCGGCATTGTTATGCGTGCATATTTTTTTCTTGGAACCCCCAACAATCAAAGCAATCAGAGAATATTCGATCTTTGTCCCATAACAAGCCACCCAAAATAGGATTGCAAGAAATGTGCATGTACGACGGTCACCTGCGTGTCTGTATGGTGTTGCAGACATGGAGGGAGCCGTCCCTGACGAGGTAGTTGTGGACAGTTCATAGACTGCTGCGAGTGGACGACATCGGAGAGCAGTAGTTGTAACCGCTCGGAGTGCTGCCACGCCCCCGCTGGATTTCGTGGCCACCGGCGAGAGGAACATGGCGGTGGTGAAGGACGCGGACACCAGAAGCCTGCGCCTGCTGATGGGTTCTCCCCTAAGTGACTCGTGTCGCCGGCGTCGCATCCTAATGTCTGACACCCCACATCGGCGAGG
This Lolium perenne isolate Kyuss_39 chromosome 1, Kyuss_2.0, whole genome shotgun sequence DNA region includes the following protein-coding sequences:
- the LOC127344085 gene encoding uncharacterized protein; this translates as MISLADVGCQTLGCDAGDTSHLGENPSAGAGFWCPRPSPPPCSSRRWPRNPAGAWQHSERLQLLLSDVVHSQQSMNCPQLPRQGRLPPCLQHHTDTQRDVLVPALDGSDLIASSKTGAGEGSLGWPINLWIKRNFRGYRISKQLGEWSKA